Genomic window (Lycium barbarum isolate Lr01 chromosome 2, ASM1917538v2, whole genome shotgun sequence):
GCTAAAGGGAAAAGTTGAGAAAGAGGATATTCGGGTGAAGGAGTACTTGGATTCATGGGAAGGGAAAAGTGGGCTAGGCTTTATTGTCCAGTTAACCGAGCATGGACATTAACATCAAATATTGCTGAGTCCATTAATGCAGCACTCGTATCTGCTAGAGAATTACCAATATATGATTTTCTGGAGGAAGTTAGGTTGATGTATGGACGATGGAATTTCACAAACCGACAAAATGGTTCATATACATTCACGACGCTTGGGAAAAAATTTCAAGAATTGCTGACCATTAATGAGAATAAAACAACTCGCATGAAGGTTTGTTTTCGTGCATTTGTATACGTATTTTTTTCATAGCTTATATTTCATCTTTATGATTCTTATACATAAgtatatttcttacaaaaaaattatatattgatATGGCGTATTATGTTTGTAATAAAAACTTGATGTGAATCTGTTTGTATATTGTTGCATAGGTAATTCCATCAATAGAATACTTACACACCGTGATTGATGAAGGGAGGAGTTTCATTGTGTGTATTGCAAAGAAAACTTGTAGTTGCAAAATGTTCCAAGTCGATGAGATTCCCTGCCCCCATGCTTGGGCTGTTCTTAAGATGAAAAATCTCACTGTCGACAGCTACTGCTCAAACTTGTACAAACCAGAAAATGTGATGAAGACTTATGATATCCCAATTTATCCATTACCGGATCAGAGTGAGTGGAATGTGCCTGTATACATTTCAGAAGAAGTAGTGTTGCCACCGAGGTACAAGAGACCGCCTGGAAGGCCAAAAAAGAAGCGTGATAAGTCTTTATCTGAATGGTTTTCAAatacacgtacaaactcatgcAGTAGATGTGGACATGCAGGACACAATAGGCGCTCTTGCAGGAATGAGTCTAAAAGAAAGTAGTTGTTGTTTGCTTAGTAATTTGTTCTGTTTTTCTGGTTTCTGTATTGAACCACGTCGACTTTAAAGCGTCATGACATTTGCTGTTCTTATTAGCTGGTTTTTGATGAATGATTCTGTTTTTTTATTGATATTGGATGATTGAAAATAAAGGAACTCTCTATGAATAACTTGCAGTATTTCCGCTGTATTATATTGGATGTATACGTGCCCGGTATACTTTGTATTCTATGTATGTGTCTGTTTCCAAAATCAGAAACCAATTGCACCATGTTCGGTTCATCAAATTCAGAATTCAGAGACAAGTAATCAGAGATAGAGAATAACTGTATGCATTTCTGGCTGATATATAGTTATGTTTTAATTATGTATACATTAGTGTTATATTTCTGAATACAGCTATGTATTCATGTTGAAAAAAGTTAATTCTGTATACATTCAAATATCTGGATACAACAATGGCCAAATGTTGACAAAACTGTAAATGATGACATGCCATAAGTGAATAACTCAACAATGTAAAAAAACTGTTTTGTATTCATTAAATTTTATAACTATATATTAGGTATTCAACAGATATATCTGTTTTACAAGTCAGAAACTAATTCCATCCGTAACAATTCTAAATACAGCTCTGTATTATCTTTGAATATATTATTTTAACATCTCTATATACAGCAAATGGCCAATGATTAAATCGACTGTCAAATAATGGCATCCCATAATGATTAACTCAACAATGTAAGAACACTTAATTGTATTCATCAAAAAAATAAACTGTATATTGTGAATTCATACTAACAACTGTCATTTTGACAGCAAAACTCCTTACAAAAACATAAAGATAATATTTTCCCTAAAAACATAATAATCTGATTTTGAACCACACAACTACaaactaattaactatg
Coding sequences:
- the LOC132628410 gene encoding uncharacterized protein LOC132628410, which translates into the protein MGREKWARLYCPVNRAWTLTSNIAESINAALVSARELPIYDFLEEVRLMYGRWNFTNRQNGSYTFTTLGKKFQELLTINENKTTRMKVIPSIEYLHTVIDEGRSFIVCIAKKTCSCKMFQVDEIPCPHAWAVLKMKNLTVDSYCSNLYKPENVMKTYDIPIYPLPDQSEWNVPVYISEEVVLPPRYKRPPGRPKKKRDKSLSEWFSNTRTNSCSRCGHAGHNRRSCRNESKRK